A stretch of Clostridium formicaceticum DNA encodes these proteins:
- a CDS encoding BMC domain-containing protein has translation MPKAIGMVEFTSVARGIYAADQMVKAADVEIVTAGSTCPGKYIAIVHGDVASVYDSVRTGERAAEEYLVDSIVIPNVNPQVFPAITGTTMPDRIQALGIIESFAQATMIIAADAVLKAAELQPLELRLGNGLGGKSFFIFTGDVAAVQAGVEAGKAAVKDNGLLVNVEVIPSPSDVLVASLL, from the coding sequence ATGCCAAAAGCAATAGGAATGGTTGAATTTACTAGTGTTGCCCGGGGAATATATGCAGCAGACCAAATGGTGAAGGCTGCTGATGTAGAAATCGTTACAGCTGGTTCTACCTGTCCGGGCAAATATATTGCAATTGTTCACGGTGATGTAGCATCGGTTTATGATTCAGTGCGTACTGGGGAAAGGGCGGCAGAAGAATATTTGGTTGATTCGATCGTTATACCCAATGTAAATCCTCAGGTATTTCCAGCAATTACTGGTACAACTATGCCAGATCGTATTCAGGCTTTAGGCATTATCGAGTCCTTCGCCCAAGCGACGATGATTATTGCTGCTGATGCAGTACTTAAGGCAGCAGAATTACAGCCATTAGAGTTACGTTTGGGGAATGGATTGGGAGGTAAATCATTCTTTATTTTTACTGGTGATGTGGCTGCAGTTCAAGCCGGTGTTGAAGCAGGGAAAGCTGCTGTAAAGGATAATGGTCTCTTAGTAAATGTAGAGGTTATACCTTCTCCCTCGGATGTATTGGTGGCATCTTTACTTTAA
- the istA gene encoding IS21 family transposase — MISLVEKQEIILSHFREGKSQWEIHRRTGIDRKTIRKYIREYEKKKRDLLNSQEEDKELITDIISAPKYDSSNRIRRKLTDEIIERIHFFLKENEIKKATGRSKQQKKKIDIYEALIEEGYDISYPTVCTYIRENCKQTKEAYIRQEYHLGEICEFDWGYVNLIIDGKPKTLQMAAFTSAKGNYRYARLYHNQRMEHFLDVHVKFFNQIEGVYQTVVYDNMKVAVKRFVSKTEKEPTEDLLKLSLYYGFRYRFCNTCSGNEKGHVERSIEYIRRKVFGKRDTFKNLDEANEYLQEVLVKLNNRITEYNDGKSPRDVLEEEKPYLLELMPSYDTARTAELRVNKYSVISIDENKYSVPDDLVGKFVFVKIYPETIFVYHQNKLIAQHNRNYGVHTWNIKIEHYIKTIKKKPGSLHSSTAMRQMNPTLQTIYNKYYTENPKDFIDLLELIGQKGLEKVENIIKDLEKLSPIGVNTEKIKMLCNRNEDEGKVINRERTTQIEEQSKLILSHYGNLLKGSCVAFKKEAKII, encoded by the coding sequence ATGATCAGTTTAGTGGAAAAACAAGAAATAATTCTATCACATTTCAGGGAGGGAAAGTCCCAGTGGGAGATTCATAGGAGAACTGGAATTGATAGAAAAACCATAAGAAAATATATTAGGGAGTATGAAAAGAAAAAAAGAGATTTACTCAACTCTCAGGAGGAAGATAAGGAACTAATAACAGATATTATCTCAGCACCAAAGTATGATAGCAGCAATAGGATTAGAAGAAAGCTAACAGATGAGATAATAGAGAGGATTCACTTTTTCCTCAAGGAAAATGAGATAAAGAAAGCTACAGGAAGGAGTAAACAACAGAAGAAAAAGATTGATATTTATGAAGCTCTAATTGAAGAAGGTTATGATATAAGCTATCCAACAGTATGTACCTACATCAGGGAGAATTGTAAGCAAACCAAAGAAGCCTACATAAGACAAGAGTATCATCTAGGGGAAATATGTGAATTTGATTGGGGTTATGTGAATCTTATCATAGATGGCAAGCCTAAGACTCTGCAAATGGCAGCCTTCACCAGTGCTAAAGGCAACTATCGTTATGCTAGGTTGTATCATAACCAAAGGATGGAGCACTTTCTAGATGTCCATGTGAAGTTTTTTAACCAAATTGAAGGGGTTTATCAAACAGTAGTTTATGACAATATGAAGGTAGCTGTAAAAAGGTTTGTCAGTAAAACAGAAAAGGAACCTACAGAAGATCTTTTGAAGTTATCCTTGTATTACGGGTTTAGATATAGATTTTGCAATACCTGTAGCGGCAATGAAAAAGGTCATGTGGAAAGAAGTATCGAGTACATAAGGAGAAAGGTTTTTGGCAAAAGAGATACCTTTAAAAACCTTGATGAAGCCAATGAATATCTTCAAGAAGTATTAGTTAAACTGAATAACCGCATAACAGAGTACAACGATGGTAAAAGTCCTAGAGATGTCCTTGAGGAAGAGAAACCATATCTTCTTGAATTAATGCCTAGTTATGATACCGCTAGAACGGCAGAGCTTAGAGTCAATAAATATTCTGTCATAAGCATTGATGAAAACAAATACTCTGTTCCCGATGATCTAGTAGGTAAGTTCGTCTTTGTAAAAATATATCCAGAAACAATCTTTGTCTACCATCAAAATAAGCTCATAGCTCAGCATAACAGAAACTATGGTGTTCACACTTGGAATATTAAGATAGAGCATTACATAAAAACCATAAAAAAGAAGCCTGGGTCACTTCATTCCAGCACAGCCATGCGACAAATGAACCCCACGCTTCAAACCATATACAATAAATATTATACCGAAAATCCTAAGGATTTCATAGACCTTCTTGAATTAATTGGTCAAAAAGGATTAGAAAAAGTTGAGAATATCATTAAAGATTTGGAAAAGCTCAGTCCCATAGGAGTTAATACAGAGAAGATAAAAATGCTTTGTAACAGAAATGAAGACGAAGGAAAAGTCATTAATCGCGAAAGGACTACTCAAATAGAAGAACAATCTAAATTAATATTAAGCCATTATGGTAATCTTCTTAAAGGTTCCTGTGTAGCCTTTAAGAAGGAGGCGAAAATCATATGA
- the eutJ gene encoding ethanolamine utilization protein EutJ, with the protein MSERALNYEYCDQLVRDFEDVVEQPIISKSSVYYTGVDLGTACVVLAVLDENYKPVAGAYRYADVVRDGMVIDYIGAIKIVKELKQQIEAKLGIELIYGAAAIPPGTDTLDSGAVKNVVQAAGFELTNVLDEPTAANKVLKIQNGAVVDIGGGTTGISILKNGEVVYIADEPTGGTHFSLVVSGAYGMSFQEAELYKREARNHKELLPVLKPVVEKIASIINQHIKDHDVEEILLVGGTCCLAGIEDIITKKTGIFTHKPQNPMFVTPLGIALSCTQESID; encoded by the coding sequence ATGTCAGAGAGAGCGCTAAATTATGAATATTGTGATCAGCTTGTCCGAGACTTTGAAGATGTAGTGGAACAGCCCATTATAAGTAAGTCTTCGGTTTACTACACCGGTGTAGATTTAGGTACGGCATGTGTTGTTTTAGCAGTTTTGGATGAAAACTACAAACCAGTTGCAGGTGCTTACCGATATGCTGATGTAGTTCGGGATGGTATGGTGATAGATTATATTGGTGCAATAAAAATTGTTAAAGAGTTAAAGCAGCAGATTGAAGCAAAATTAGGCATAGAACTCATTTATGGCGCTGCTGCAATACCGCCAGGGACAGATACTTTGGATTCAGGGGCAGTGAAAAATGTGGTTCAGGCTGCCGGCTTTGAACTCACCAATGTCCTTGATGAACCTACGGCAGCCAATAAGGTTCTAAAGATTCAAAATGGTGCGGTGGTGGATATAGGTGGCGGAACAACAGGAATTTCAATACTAAAAAATGGTGAAGTTGTTTATATCGCTGATGAGCCAACAGGCGGTACCCATTTCTCCCTGGTTGTTTCTGGTGCCTATGGCATGTCATTTCAAGAGGCAGAACTGTACAAGAGAGAGGCTAGAAATCATAAAGAGCTGTTACCTGTATTAAAGCCAGTGGTTGAAAAAATAGCCTCTATCATCAATCAACATATTAAGGATCATGACGTGGAGGAAATATTGTTGGTTGGGGGAACTTGTTGTCTGGCAGGTATTGAAGATATCATAACAAAAAAGACAGGCATTTTTACCCATAAGCCTCAAAATCCTATGTTTGTAACTCCTTTAGGCATAGCACTTAGCTGCACACAGGAAAGTATAGATTAG
- the istB gene encoding IS21-like element helper ATPase IstB — translation MNHKDIYEKIALFSKELKLPYILRHFKEELTEANKDSKTYDTFLYDLLEKEYDLRKDNGRKSRIRSARFPYKKYLEDLIIEDLPEDARNKVKVFSTLEFIETGQNIILAGNPGTGKTHMAIGLGIKACNVGYKVLFTTIPLLVNELKESRSEKNLRAFEKRFEKYDLIIADELGYISFDKEASELLFTYLSLRAGRKSTIITTNLSFERWDEIFKDPVMTAAMIDRLTHKSYIVNMNGNSYRLKETKRWLEEQ, via the coding sequence ATGAACCATAAAGACATCTATGAAAAAATAGCATTGTTTTCTAAAGAACTTAAGCTGCCATATATTCTAAGGCATTTTAAAGAAGAACTTACCGAAGCCAATAAAGACTCTAAAACCTATGACACTTTCCTTTACGATCTTTTAGAAAAAGAATATGACCTTAGAAAAGACAATGGGAGGAAGAGCAGGATTAGAAGTGCAAGATTTCCATATAAAAAATACCTTGAAGATTTAATCATAGAAGATTTGCCAGAAGATGCAAGAAATAAAGTGAAGGTGTTTTCAACCCTTGAATTTATTGAAACGGGTCAAAATATTATCCTTGCAGGTAACCCAGGCACGGGGAAGACCCATATGGCTATTGGTTTGGGCATAAAAGCCTGTAATGTAGGCTATAAAGTCCTATTCACTACCATTCCCCTATTGGTGAATGAATTAAAGGAAAGTAGGTCAGAAAAAAACCTTCGTGCCTTTGAAAAAAGGTTTGAAAAGTATGATTTAATCATAGCCGATGAATTAGGATATATCTCCTTTGATAAGGAGGCTTCCGAGCTACTTTTCACATACTTATCTTTGAGAGCGGGTAGAAAATCAACCATTATCACAACCAATCTTTCCTTTGAAAGGTGGGATGAAATATTTAAAGATCCAGTTATGACAGCAGCTATGATAGATAGATTAACCCATAAATCTTATATAGTAAATATGAATGGTAATTCTTACAGATTAAAAGAAACCAAACGATGGCTTGAGGAACAATAA
- a CDS encoding EutN/CcmL family microcompartment protein has translation MLAARLIDNIWATRKADSLKGLKFMLAEIIGGSDNGQRLIVIDNIGAGIGDRVIISTGSAARKILDNDNIPIDAAVVGIIDEDCNFG, from the coding sequence ATGTTAGCTGCAAGATTAATTGATAATATATGGGCAACTAGGAAGGCAGATTCGCTGAAAGGATTAAAATTTATGCTGGCAGAAATCATTGGCGGCAGTGATAACGGTCAGCGGCTCATTGTTATAGACAACATTGGTGCCGGCATTGGAGATCGAGTGATTATTTCCACCGGCTCAGCAGCCCGAAAAATACTAGATAATGATAATATTCCCATTGATGCAGCTGTTGTGGGAATTATTGATGAAGATTGCAATTTTGGATAA
- a CDS encoding BMC domain-containing protein yields the protein MRYYGEEALGLVETVGMVPALEAADKMLKASNVELVSYENIGSTLVTIMVKGDIAAVKAAVEAGAAAAAAIGKLTAQNVMPRPIQAIGDIVSIYDIDK from the coding sequence ATGAGATATTACGGAGAAGAAGCATTAGGTCTTGTTGAAACAGTAGGGATGGTTCCTGCACTTGAGGCGGCAGACAAAATGCTAAAGGCTTCTAATGTTGAACTGGTATCTTATGAAAATATAGGTTCCACGCTTGTTACAATTATGGTAAAGGGCGATATTGCTGCCGTAAAGGCGGCTGTGGAAGCAGGAGCCGCGGCAGCAGCAGCGATAGGCAAATTAACAGCACAAAACGTTATGCCGCGACCTATTCAAGCTATTGGAGACATTGTTTCAATCTATGACATTGATAAATAA
- the cutC gene encoding choline trimethylamine-lyase: MDIREFSNKLAEATKNMSVEERSSLMKVFEGISKEMAKEDTTGYIQSDVKETGIPDGMTERLKRLKETYLKWKPSITTYRARAITKIAKENPGMPKTLLRAKSFRYCCETAPLVIQEDELIVGAPCGAPRAGAFSPDIAWRWMENEIDTIGTRPQDPFYISEEDKKYMREELFPFWKGKSVDEYCEDQYREAGVWEISGESFVSDCSYHALNGGGDSNPGYDVILMKKGMLDIQREAQEHLDKLSYENPEDIEKIYYYKAVIETTEGVMIYAKRLSEYATELAAKETNPKRKAELQKIAEINSRVPAHKPSTFWEAIQAVWTVESLLVVEENQTGMSIGRVDQYMYPFYKADIESGRMTEYEAFELSGCMLIKMSEMMWVTSEGGSKFFAGYQPFVNMCVGGVTREGLDATNDLTYLLMDAVRHVRIYQPSLATRIHSKSPKKYLKKIVEVVRSGMGFPACHFDDVHIKMMLAKGVSIEDARDYCLMGCVEPQKSGRLYQWTSTAYTQWPIAIELALNKGIPLWYGKQVCPDMGDLNHFKTYEDFENAVKEQIKYITKLSSIATVISQRVHRELAPKPLMSIMYEGCMEKGKDVSAGGAMYNFGPGVVWSGLATYVDSMAAIKRLVYDEKKYTLHQINEALKADFAGYEQLRNDCLQAPKYGNDDDYVDLIAADLINFTEMEHRKYKTLYSVMCHGTLSISNNTPFGQLTGASANGRKAWTPLSDGISPTQGADFKGPTAIIKSVSKMACDNMNLGMVHNFKLMAGLLDTPEGEQGIMTLLRTACMLGLGEMQFNYLDNNTLIEAQKHPEQYRDLIVRVAGYSAFFVELCKDVQDEIISRTMLTHF, translated from the coding sequence TTGGATATTCGTGAATTTTCAAATAAGCTTGCAGAAGCTACTAAAAATATGTCTGTAGAAGAACGATCATCTTTGATGAAGGTTTTTGAAGGCATTTCCAAGGAAATGGCAAAGGAGGATACTACAGGTTACATACAGTCAGATGTGAAGGAGACTGGAATCCCAGATGGTATGACGGAACGTCTTAAGAGACTAAAGGAGACCTATTTAAAGTGGAAACCTAGTATCACCACATACCGTGCCCGGGCTATCACCAAGATTGCTAAGGAAAACCCTGGTATGCCTAAGACTTTACTAAGAGCGAAAAGTTTTCGCTACTGTTGTGAAACTGCACCCTTAGTCATTCAAGAAGACGAATTGATTGTGGGAGCGCCTTGTGGTGCACCTCGTGCTGGGGCTTTTTCTCCTGATATAGCTTGGAGATGGATGGAAAATGAAATTGATACTATTGGTACTCGTCCTCAAGATCCATTTTATATATCAGAAGAAGATAAGAAATATATGCGGGAAGAGCTTTTCCCTTTCTGGAAAGGTAAATCTGTTGATGAATATTGCGAAGACCAATACCGAGAGGCGGGTGTTTGGGAGATTTCAGGGGAATCCTTTGTTTCTGACTGTTCCTACCATGCACTAAATGGTGGTGGAGATTCCAACCCAGGTTATGATGTAATCTTAATGAAAAAAGGTATGTTGGACATTCAAAGGGAAGCACAAGAGCACTTAGACAAACTAAGCTACGAAAACCCTGAGGATATTGAAAAGATTTATTACTATAAAGCTGTTATTGAAACCACGGAAGGGGTTATGATCTATGCCAAACGTTTATCTGAGTATGCTACTGAACTAGCAGCAAAGGAGACGAATCCTAAGCGTAAGGCAGAACTACAAAAAATTGCTGAAATAAATAGCAGAGTTCCAGCCCATAAACCTAGCACCTTTTGGGAAGCCATTCAGGCTGTTTGGACTGTGGAATCCTTATTAGTCGTTGAAGAAAACCAAACCGGGATGTCAATTGGTCGTGTTGACCAATATATGTATCCATTCTACAAAGCAGATATAGAAAGTGGTCGTATGACGGAATATGAAGCATTTGAATTATCTGGTTGTATGCTAATCAAAATGTCAGAGATGATGTGGGTTACGAGTGAAGGTGGATCTAAATTCTTTGCAGGTTATCAACCATTTGTAAACATGTGCGTTGGTGGTGTTACCCGCGAAGGTCTTGATGCCACAAATGATTTGACCTACTTATTAATGGATGCAGTTCGTCATGTTAGAATCTATCAGCCATCCTTGGCAACACGTATTCATAGCAAGTCACCAAAGAAATATTTAAAGAAGATCGTTGAGGTTGTCCGCTCTGGTATGGGATTCCCAGCATGCCATTTTGACGATGTTCATATTAAGATGATGCTGGCAAAGGGAGTCTCTATAGAGGATGCCCGTGACTATTGCTTAATGGGTTGTGTTGAACCACAAAAGTCTGGTCGTTTATATCAGTGGACCTCTACAGCCTATACACAATGGCCTATTGCTATTGAACTAGCACTGAACAAAGGTATTCCATTATGGTATGGTAAGCAGGTTTGTCCTGATATGGGTGATCTAAATCATTTCAAAACTTACGAAGACTTTGAAAATGCTGTTAAGGAACAGATTAAATATATTACTAAGTTAAGCAGTATAGCTACCGTTATATCACAGCGTGTTCATAGAGAATTAGCACCAAAACCTCTGATGTCCATTATGTATGAAGGATGTATGGAAAAGGGTAAAGACGTTTCTGCCGGCGGTGCTATGTACAACTTTGGTCCAGGGGTTGTGTGGAGTGGTTTAGCAACCTATGTAGATTCTATGGCTGCTATTAAAAGATTAGTCTATGACGAAAAGAAATATACCCTGCACCAAATAAACGAAGCATTGAAAGCTGACTTTGCAGGCTATGAACAACTAAGAAATGATTGCCTACAGGCACCTAAGTATGGTAATGACGATGACTATGTAGATTTAATTGCTGCTGATTTAATTAATTTTACTGAAATGGAACACCGTAAGTACAAAACTTTATATTCTGTTATGTGCCATGGTACCTTATCGATCTCTAACAACACGCCTTTTGGTCAATTAACTGGTGCATCTGCAAACGGACGTAAAGCTTGGACACCATTATCTGATGGTATCAGTCCTACGCAAGGAGCAGATTTTAAAGGGCCTACCGCCATCATTAAATCCGTTTCTAAGATGGCTTGCGATAACATGAACTTAGGTATGGTGCATAATTTTAAGCTGATGGCAGGCCTATTGGATACACCAGAAGGTGAGCAAGGGATTATGACATTACTACGTACTGCTTGTATGTTGGGTCTTGGTGAAATGCAGTTCAATTATTTAGACAACAATACCTTAATAGAAGCACAGAAGCATCCAGAGCAGTATCGTGACTTAATCGTCCGTGTGGCGGGTTATAGTGCATTCTTTGTTGAACTTTGCAAGGATGTTCAAGACGAGATCATAAGTAGAACGATGTTAACACATTTCTAA
- a CDS encoding 4Fe-4S dicluster domain-containing protein produces the protein MNLLDMVKEAGIVGAGGAGFPTHVKLQAKAEYILLNGAECEPLLRVDQQLMALFPDEIIKGFEAAGKFVGASKALIGIKGKHKKVVAILRERVEALQVGDFVEVRELPDIYPAGDEQVLVYELTGRVVPEAGIPIQVGCVVMNSETALNVYYASIQQPVIQTYITVAGDVPKPFTIKVPVGTPIIDILKLSGIEDFDNCAVIDGGPMMGPMMSSLDGYVTKKSKGFVILKKDHYLVRKKSVSIELAKRVNRSACEQCRMCTDMCPRYLLGHEMQPHKMMRALNYALTDVEGQKIAQLCCQCNLCELFSCPAGLYPKFANIHFKGKLAEENIRYTPKKSDFIARKSREYRLLPSKRLIARLGLSPFDKPAPMTEAEVKPEVVYISTRQHVGAPAVPIVSVGDYVEAGQKIGKIPEGSLGATIHASISGNIVEIEKDFIAIRRDEYAKSNRNG, from the coding sequence ATGAATCTTCTTGATATGGTAAAAGAAGCCGGTATTGTTGGTGCAGGGGGAGCAGGGTTTCCTACCCATGTAAAACTTCAAGCAAAGGCTGAATATATCCTTCTTAATGGCGCTGAATGTGAACCGTTATTGAGGGTGGACCAACAGCTGATGGCGTTGTTTCCAGATGAAATTATAAAAGGGTTTGAAGCAGCAGGAAAGTTTGTTGGTGCAAGCAAAGCCCTTATAGGCATAAAAGGAAAGCATAAAAAAGTAGTTGCTATACTGAGGGAGCGGGTTGAGGCACTTCAGGTAGGAGATTTTGTTGAAGTGAGAGAACTACCGGATATCTATCCTGCAGGTGATGAACAGGTACTGGTTTATGAACTGACAGGCAGGGTTGTTCCAGAAGCAGGTATCCCAATTCAAGTTGGATGTGTCGTGATGAACTCAGAAACTGCATTAAATGTATACTATGCGTCTATTCAACAGCCAGTTATACAAACATATATTACAGTTGCAGGGGATGTTCCTAAGCCTTTCACTATAAAGGTTCCTGTAGGTACACCTATTATAGATATCTTAAAGTTAAGTGGCATTGAAGACTTTGATAACTGTGCAGTGATTGATGGTGGTCCTATGATGGGTCCTATGATGAGTAGCTTAGATGGTTATGTTACTAAGAAAAGTAAGGGATTTGTAATTTTAAAAAAGGATCATTACTTAGTAAGAAAAAAATCTGTTAGCATAGAACTGGCGAAAAGAGTGAACAGGTCAGCTTGTGAGCAGTGTCGTATGTGCACAGATATGTGTCCACGTTATCTTCTAGGACATGAAATGCAGCCTCACAAAATGATGCGTGCTTTAAATTATGCACTGACGGATGTTGAAGGGCAAAAGATTGCACAGCTCTGTTGTCAATGCAATTTATGTGAACTCTTCTCATGCCCAGCAGGACTCTATCCTAAATTTGCAAATATCCACTTCAAAGGTAAATTAGCAGAGGAAAATATAAGATATACACCAAAAAAGTCAGACTTTATAGCTCGCAAAAGTCGGGAGTACAGATTGCTTCCAAGTAAACGACTTATAGCTAGATTAGGTTTATCTCCTTTTGATAAGCCAGCGCCTATGACAGAAGCTGAAGTAAAACCGGAAGTAGTATATATCTCAACAAGGCAGCATGTAGGGGCACCTGCGGTTCCAATTGTTTCCGTTGGGGACTATGTTGAGGCAGGTCAAAAAATAGGTAAAATTCCTGAAGGAAGCTTAGGTGCTACGATACATGCAAGTATCTCAGGAAATATCGTTGAAATTGAAAAAGATTTTATTGCAATAAGGAGGGACGAATATGCCAAAAGCAATAGGAATGGTTGA
- a CDS encoding BMC domain-containing protein produces MGRYNALGLIETFGIVYVLEAADAMCKAADVELIGFENVASGYISVLVRGDVGACKAAVETGVKAVEDMGSEVYSSVVIASPHQDIEKIISRYSLETLNP; encoded by the coding sequence ATGGGCAGATACAATGCTTTAGGTTTAATAGAGACATTTGGTATCGTTTATGTTTTGGAGGCTGCGGATGCAATGTGTAAAGCTGCGGATGTTGAATTAATTGGTTTTGAAAACGTAGCCTCTGGTTATATTTCTGTGCTGGTTCGAGGAGATGTAGGTGCATGTAAAGCAGCTGTAGAAACCGGTGTAAAAGCGGTGGAAGATATGGGTTCTGAAGTTTATAGCTCAGTCGTTATTGCAAGTCCGCATCAAGATATTGAAAAAATTATTTCGCGCTATTCCCTTGAAACTTTGAATCCTTAA
- a CDS encoding BMC domain-containing protein produces the protein MEFRVIKSPSKGTVDILMKRLGTGVSNDWSCVDAIGLVQGRMIDMICAADIAEKAVGVTVSDIKGSCPQNMIMIAIFGDTASVEAAILEMKCHLEKEKAIC, from the coding sequence ATGGAATTTAGAGTGATTAAATCTCCATCAAAAGGCACCGTTGATATTCTTATGAAGCGGCTGGGGACAGGTGTTAGTAATGATTGGAGTTGTGTGGATGCAATTGGTTTGGTACAGGGTAGAATGATCGATATGATTTGTGCAGCAGATATTGCTGAGAAGGCTGTTGGTGTAACAGTGTCAGATATTAAAGGGAGTTGTCCGCAAAATATGATTATGATAGCAATCTTTGGTGATACGGCTTCTGTTGAGGCAGCGATTTTAGAGATGAAATGCCATCTAGAAAAGGAGAAAGCTATATGTTAG
- the cutD gene encoding choline TMA-lyase-activating enzyme: protein MSNNKAAITEGKGFIFNIQKYNMYDGPGIRTMVFFKGCPLRCKWCSNPEGVEGKYQVMFKGSSCINCGACVSVCPVGIHSMTREEKHVINRSIDCVGCHICEKACTQAALSIVGEAKTVDELLEIIEEDEAFYDISGGGVTLGGGEVMMQPEFAASLLMACKREGINTAIETCGYTKLESMLQVAEFTDLFLYDLKHIDSERHYQLTGVRNEKILENLKELLHRGYNVKIRMPLLKGINDSQDEMKKVIDFLTLYRDYKNFKGIDLLPYHKLGVNKYKQLGMEYQMEGEFQLSNDTLAIIEGWMREYDFPVSVIRH, encoded by the coding sequence ATGAGCAATAATAAGGCGGCTATAACTGAAGGAAAAGGATTTATATTTAATATACAAAAATACAATATGTATGATGGCCCAGGAATAAGAACCATGGTGTTCTTTAAAGGATGCCCATTACGCTGTAAATGGTGTTCTAACCCTGAAGGGGTGGAAGGAAAATATCAAGTGATGTTTAAAGGCAGTTCATGTATTAATTGTGGCGCTTGTGTCTCGGTTTGTCCTGTTGGAATTCATAGCATGACTAGGGAAGAAAAACATGTAATCAATCGAAGTATTGATTGTGTAGGATGTCATATATGCGAAAAGGCTTGCACGCAAGCTGCATTATCGATTGTGGGAGAAGCAAAAACCGTTGACGAACTTTTAGAGATTATAGAAGAAGATGAAGCCTTTTATGATATCTCAGGTGGTGGTGTCACTTTAGGCGGTGGCGAGGTAATGATGCAGCCAGAATTTGCTGCAAGTCTGCTGATGGCTTGCAAGCGGGAAGGAATAAATACAGCCATTGAGACCTGTGGTTATACAAAGCTTGAGTCCATGCTGCAGGTTGCTGAGTTCACTGATTTATTCCTTTATGATCTAAAGCACATTGACTCCGAAAGACATTACCAGCTAACAGGAGTACGCAATGAAAAAATCCTGGAAAACCTAAAGGAACTGTTGCATCGTGGTTATAACGTGAAAATAAGAATGCCCCTTTTAAAAGGTATAAATGATAGCCAAGATGAGATGAAAAAAGTTATAGATTTTCTAACGCTCTATCGCGATTATAAAAATTTTAAGGGTATAGATCTACTTCCTTATCATAAACTGGGCGTCAATAAGTACAAGCAGTTGGGTATGGAGTATCAAATGGAAGGAGAATTTCAATTAAGCAATGATACGTTAGCAATCATTGAGGGTTGGATGAGGGAATATGATTTTCCCGTTTCAGTGATAAGGCATTAA